A window of the Cicer arietinum cultivar CDC Frontier isolate Library 1 chromosome 6, Cicar.CDCFrontier_v2.0, whole genome shotgun sequence genome harbors these coding sequences:
- the LOC101508470 gene encoding uncharacterized protein codes for MESRFQHLGFPVHNSANAFKILGNSMQVEGSASDYYGTDTVLRLDSPGFSIPSHKASSRGTKRKWDLIDGCMGQRVGSSLSLGLGLSTSSSDSKGSSAVACTAMSSGKDIDEESSMDIELDFTLNLGCEKVHSLKKSFDSNMKTLELQPKFDLELSLSTGPCESDITSVHLNRSLPQLNMEMASVFSGTQNTDEGSTSCSWKPGLVLPSLNTEASILFNQAPKQLDHSPIVLDLSSTRSVTCTSGITHQHQPPHRHGNSKICQVEGCGKGARGASGRCISHGGGRRCQKPGCHKGAEGRTVYCKAHGGGRRCEYLGCTKSAEGRTDFCIAHGGGRRCSHDGCSRAARGKSGLCIRHGGGKRCQKENCTKSAEGLSGLCISHGGGRRCQVSGCTKGAQGSTMFCKAHGGGKRCTAPGCTKGAEGSTPFCKGHGGGKRCTYQGGGVCTKSVHGGTNFCVAHGGGKRCAVTGCTKSARGRTDHCVRHGGGKRCKFEGCXKSAQGSTDFCKAHGGGKRCSWGHPESEHGIQPDGPCTSFARGKTGLCALHSGLVHDRRVHGGVSLGSVQDPRCSKPVEVTMMKIGSSIGNTAAPRTCSDLKQHEVASACASVEEGGRFPMSVAVPEGRVHGGSLMALLTSGGTSSVKGLTGGDLSKPIKGYNILPQSWI; via the exons ATGGAATCAAGGTTCCAGCACCTGGGATTTCCTGTTCATAATTCTGCAAATGCATTCAAGATTTTGGGCAATTCTATGCAAGTTGAGGGAAGTGCATCTGATTATTATGGCACTGATACTGTGTTACGACTTGATTCCCCGGGTTTTTCAATCCCCTCCCATAAGGCTTCCTCTAGGGGAACAAAAAGGAAGTGGGATTTAATTGATGGATGTATGGGTCAGAGAGTTGGCTCTTCCTTGTCACTTGGGCTTGGGCTTTCAACCAGCTCATCGGACAGCAAGGGAAGTTCAGCTGTTGCTTGCACTGCTATGTCTTCAGGCAAAGATATTGATGAGGAATCATCTATGGATATTGAACTGGACTTTACTCTGAATCTCGGCTGTGAGAAGGTACATAGCCTGAAGAAATCATTTGATTCAAATATGAAGACATTGGAGTTGCAACCAAAGTTTGATTTGGAGTTGAGTCTTTCCACAGGACCATGCGAGTCAGATATTACAAGTGTTCATCTAAATCGATCATTACCTCAATTAAATATGGAGATGGCCTCGGTATTCAGTGGGACGCAAAATACAGACGAGGGATCAACGTCATGCAGTTGGAAGCCGGGGCTTGTTTTGCCATCCTTAAATACAGAGGCCAGTATCCTTTTTAATCAGGCTCCAAAGCAGCTTGATCATAGTCCCATTGTTCTGGACCTCTCCTCAACCAGATCAGTCACGTGCACTTCTGGAATAACACATCAGCATCAGCCACCACATCGCCACGGTAATTCCAAGATATGTCAAGTTGAGGGATGTGGAAAGGGAGCCAGAGGTGCTTCTGGACGATGTATATCTCATGGAGGTGGTAGGAGGTGTCAGAAACCTGGCTGCCACAAAGGAGCCGAGGGTCGTACAGTGTACTGCAAGGCCCATGGAGGCGGCAGGCGGTGTGAATACCTTGGTTGCACCAAGAGTGCAGAAGGACGGACAGATTTCTGTATTGCCCATGGTGGTGGCCGGAGATGCAGTCATGATGGTTGTTCTAGAGCTGCCAGAGGAAAATCTGGACTGTGTATCCGGCATGGTGGTGGCAAGAGGTGCCAAAAAGAAAATTGCACCAAGAGTGCTGAAGGTCTGTCAGGTCTCTGCATCTCACATGGTGGGGGACGTCGATGCCAAGTTTCTGGATGTACAAAAGGGGCCCAGGGGAGCACCATGTTTTGCAAAGCACATGGTGGGGGTAAACGGTGTACAGCACCAGGGTGCACCAAGGGTGCTGAGGGGAGCACCCCCTTTTGTAAGGGTCATGGTGGGGGGAAACGCTGTACATACCAGGGTGGTGGAGTTTGCACTAAAAGTGTTCATGGAGGTACCAATTTCTGTGTGGCACATGGGGGTGGAAAGAGGTGTGCTGTAACAGGCTGCACAAAGAGTGCCAGAGGAAGGACTGATCACTGTGTCCGCCACGGAGGAGGCAAGAGATGCAAGTTTGAAGGGTGT NNAAAGAGTGCACAAGGCAGCACTGACTTTTGCAAGGCACATGGAGGAGGCAAGAGATGCTCGTGGGGCCATCCTGAGTCAGAACATGGCATCCAGCCAGATGGTCCTTGTACTTCATTTGCAAGGGGGAAAACGGGTCTGTGTGCACTTCATAGTGGACTAGTGCATGATAGGAGGGTTCATGGAGGTGTCTCTTTAGGATCTGTTCAGGATCCTCGTTGTAGCAAACCAGTTGAAGTGACTATGATGAAGATAGGGAGTAGCATAGGCAACACAGCTGCTCCTAGAACTTGTTCAGATTTGAAACAACATGAAGTTGCAAGTGCTTGTGCCTCAGTTGAGGAAGGCGGTCGTTTTCCTATGTCAGTTGCTGTTCCTGAAGGAAGGGTGCATGGTGGAAGTCTAATGGCATTGCTGACGTCGGGTGGTACAAGCAGCGTGAAAGGTCTCACTGGCGGTGATCTATCCAAGCCAATCAAAGGTTACAATATCTTGCCCCAGAGTTGGATTTAA
- the LOC101509201 gene encoding calcium-dependent protein kinase 1-like, with amino-acid sequence MGGNCSTGTGTGTTTTATEPPNQNTPKILPQNSTPSPPQPPLPTSLGRILNRPMEDVRSTFIFGRELGRGQFGVTYLVTHKVTKEQFACKSIATRKLINRDDIDDVRREVQIMHHLTGHRNIVELKGAYEDRHSVNLVMELCAGGELFDRIITKGHYSERAAANLCRQIVTVVHNCHTMGVMHRDLKPENFLFLGNDENSPLKATDFGLSVFFKPGDMFKDLVGSAYYVAPEVLRRSYGPEADIWSAGIILYILLSGVPPFWAENEQGIFDAILRGHIDFASDPWPSISSSAKDLVKKMLRADAKERLSAVEVLNHPWMRVDGDASDKPLDIAVLSRMKQFRAMNKLKKVALKVIAENLSEEEIIGLKEMFKSMDTDNSGTITFEELKAGLPKLGSKMSESEVRQLMEAADVDGNGTIDYIEFITATMHMNRMEREDHLYKAFEYFDQDKSGFITKEELESALKKYNMGDEKTIKEIIAEVDTDNDARINYDEFVAMMRKGNPDITKRRRK; translated from the exons ATGGGAGGAAACTGCAGCACCGGCACCGGCACCGGAACCACCACCACCGCAACCGAACCTCCCAACCAAAATACCCCCAAAATCCTCCCTCAAAACTCCACCCCCTCACCACCTCAACCTCCCTTACCCACCTCCCTCGGACGCATCCTCAACCGTCCAATGGAAGACGTTCGCTCCACCTTCATCTTCGGTCGCGAACTCGGCCGAGGCCAATTCGGCGTTACATATTTAGTAACACACAAAGTCACCAAAGAACAATTCGCGTGCAAATCAATCGCCACGCGAAAACTCATTAACCGCGACGATATCGATGACGTTCGCCGTGAAGTTCAGATCATGCATCACCTCACCGGTCACCGGAACATTGTTGAACTTAAAGGTGCTTATGAGGATCGTCACTCTGTTAACCTTGTTATGGAGCTATGTGCCGGCGGTGAACTTTTTGATCGGATTATTACTAAGGGACATTACTCCGAACGTGCTGCTGCTAATTTGTGTCGTCAGATTGTTACAGTTGTGCACAATTGTCATACTATGGGTGTTATGCATAGGGATTTGAAGCCTGAGAATTTTTTGTTCCTTGGGAATGATGAGAATTCGCCTCTTAAGGCTACGGATTTTGGTCTCTCTGTGTTTTTTAAACCAG GAGATATGTTTAAAGATCTTGTTGGGAGTGCCTATTACGTTGCTCCTGAAGTGCTGCGTAGAAGTTATGGGCCTGAAGCTGATATTTGGAGTGCAGGGattatattgtatattttgcTTTCCGGTGTCCCTCCATTCTGGGCAG AAAATGAACAGGGTATCTTTGATGCTATTCTTCGTGGGCATATTGATTTTGCGTCGGATCCTTGGCCTTCTATATCAAGTAGTGCCAAAGATTTGGTGAAGAAGATGCTACGAGCTGACGCTAAAGAACGACTTTCAGCAGTTGAAGTACTTA ATCATCCTTGGATGAGAGTAGATGGAGATGCATCTGACAAGCCTCTTGATATTGCTGTTTTAAGCAGAATGAAACAATTCAGGGCAATGAACAAGCTAAAGAAAGTAGCTCTGAAG GTTATCGCCGAAAATCTTTCTGAAGAAGAAATTATTGGCTTGAAGGAAATGTTCAAATCCATGGATACAGACAACAGTGGAACAATCACATTTGAAGAGTTGAAAGCTGGTCTCCCTAAACTTGGTAGTAAAATGTCTGAGTCTGAAGTAAGGCAGTTGATGGAAGCG gCTGATGTGGATGGCAATGGAACCATTGATTATATTGAATTTATAACAGCTACCATGCATATGAATAGAATGGAAAGAGAGGATCACCTATATAAAGCCTTTGAATATTTTGACCAAGATAAGAGCGG GTTCATCACAAAGGAAGAATTGGAATCTGCACTTAAGAAGTATAATATGGGTGATGAGAAAACAATAAAGGAGATCATTGCCGAAGTTGATACAGACAAT GATGCAAGAATTAACTATGATGAATTTGTAGCGATGATGAGGAAAGGAAACCCCGATATAACTAAAAGACGTCGCAAATAA